Proteins from a genomic interval of Chanos chanos chromosome 3, fChaCha1.1, whole genome shotgun sequence:
- the LOC115806425 gene encoding DELTA-thalatoxin-Avl1a-like — MNLQAENVAATMTTSRSCTIEIQNHNETYWLTNPKWHMISGQIHYPPQPTIQSTKTGMCTFTKTEMGLRGAVGVLTYELSRVEDEKCEKQVAIMFSIPFDYNLYVNEMAVGVFNNDRVCNELLYKQMYEDQENKNFKRTKAKESGLNLKADIVNVRATMSSGGKALIKMEIY; from the exons ATGAACTTGCAGGCTGAAAATGTCGCAGCTACCATGACGACTTCCCGTAGCTGCACAATAGAGATACAAAATCACAATGAAACTTACTGGCTCACCAACCCAAA gTGGCACATGATCAGTGGTCAAATCCACTACCCTCCCCAACCTACAATACAGTCAACCAAAACAGGCATGTGCACCTTTACCAAGACAGAAATGGGTTTGAGGGGAGCAGTTGGCGTGCTGACATATGAGCTGTCCCGAGTAGAAGATGAGAAGTGTGAAAAACAGGTAGCCATCATGTTCTCCATTCCATTCGACTACAACCTCTATGTCAACGAGATGGCCGTGGGTGTCTTCAACAATGACAGGGTGTGTAATGAGCTCTTGTACAAGCAAATGTATGAAgatcaagaaaacaaaaacttcaaacGCACCAAAGCCAAGGAGTCTGGATTGAATCTAAAAGCTGATATAGTGAACGTCCGGGCCACCATGAGCAGTGGGGGAAAAGCTCTGATCAAGATGGAGATctattaa